The sequence below is a genomic window from Setaria italica strain Yugu1 chromosome IV, Setaria_italica_v2.0, whole genome shotgun sequence.
GGGATGCAATAAGGAGCCTTGGCAAGGCCACCAAAACTTGCCAATGCAATGTGGATGAACAAAGATAAATCTAAGTAATAGCTATAAATGGATCCAGCAAGTAAAAGAAATAGCATTGCCTATAAACTAGGTTGCCTGATTTCGGAACAAACAAATACCGGGGGTAAGCTGTACAATTCTGATGGGAAGGTCCCCACAGAAAAATGGTGACAGTAAGTGCTGAACTATTTAAAAATCACAATCATTTTGCATTAGTACAATTCTATTTTTCCTAGTTAATTGATAGATGAGTTTATATCATGTTATTGGCAAAATACTAAAGCTGTTAACCAGTGAAAGTTCTTCAAAAACAAATGTtgcaagaaaaaagaattgTCCTCGACTCCTTGTCCAACACTAGGCACGCACTCATTCTACGTTAACGAATAATACTCAGGTAAATCATCAATCATGTGAATCCCATAGCTACTCATTCATATTAAGTGAACAAATCAGTTTCATCTAACCTGTGCGTGAGCCCCTGTATCAGTCACACTTATCAACTGTAGCACACGGGCAGACAATTCTGCATCAATTGACTCCTGTGATTCTTGGCTGCAGAAGAGAATGGAAAATCTCATCGATGGAACGAATAACAAAACAAAGTAAACAAAACAGAAAATATATTTCTCACCTAACACCAACGGTCTGTCTAACTTTGAGAATTGCTGCAATTATGTGGACCATCCATGCAATTTGTCCTTCGATGACAGAGAGCTCATCAGCATCTCCAGGAGCTGGTAATCTTGACCTTTCCTGTAACAGGTATTTCACTTTAAATAAATCATtccaaaagaagaagaaacttgTGGAACAGCATTAATGTACCGTATAAGCTTGTAGAAGAGGTTCCATGATGTTTATGATGTACAGACTAGCGCTTTGGTACTGCAACTCATTGAAAGAGAAGATCAATCAGGTTGTGTAATTGAAACATCATAGGAAAATATCAAGATCTgaattcaaaaaagaaaaatgtgttATGGGCCCAAAGCCCACAGCCAGCCAGCATCCCAGGAGGGTGGCAACATGCCCTAGGGCAGTCTCCACCAGCCCCCAAGCCCGCCACTAGGAGACTGCCCAAGCTGCCGCCGACTTGCCCCGAAGCCAAGTCATCGTCTATTTAGAAAGTTCATCCTTTGTAAGTTTGGAAAGATTTGATCATATTTACAAGATCCCATCTATAGTTTACTTAAGGGTCAAGTCAACTCCCTCTTTATAGAGATGTATCGTGGCTGGTCAAGAATCAAGAAGAAGTAAGTGATCATGCCCCCCTTCTGTTTTCTGCTCTTTGCCTTCTCCATGCCCTCAAGCCACTGtcaacagcaccaccaccaaccaCCTCCTCTTCCCTCCCAAGTAAATCATGACCGGGACATAAGGGATCTCATTTTCAATTGCTATGCAGAttacttgcattttttttgctGATTTAAGTAACTAAAAACCGTCCAGATAAAAGTAACTCATACAAAATGAAGGGAAATTTACTATCCAGGTTCAGAAAAATTATTATCCACCAGTTCTTCTGATAAGCTTGAACAAAGACAAATATATTTTACAGAAAGATCTCAAATTAGTTAATAAAGGATTTAAGGTATCATATTTCCTGCTGAAGATAATTTCAAAGATGAGAATCAGATGAATATTTCCTAAAATAAAAATCGTTCCTAAAACAAGAAACCAAAATTCATGAAGTAGCAGCAACCTGGAATCTGCAAAGGTAAGGAAGAAACTCCAGCTGGTCCTGGAGAATTTCCACACTATCCAAAGGATTTTCCAAAGAGTTATCAGCAAGGATGGCCTGAGATAGGTAGAAACAACAAACCATAAGAAAGGCAACAATCCCTTTGTTGGAGTGAAATAGTAGCAGTAGCATCTCTAGTATAGCATAAATTAATACCTGAACAGAACTGATTCTAGAAGTGATGAAACCCTCTGTGATTTTGGGAACGGTTTCATCAAGCAGACTCGGTGTTTCACCTTTCAAGTAAGGCACGGATGTCACCAGCCTTGACCATAGACTTAGAAGATAGTAGACACTGTTGCTGGCCCACTACAGAACAACCAATATCACAATTGTCATAAAACTTGCAGTGTCATAAAATCAACGACCAGCAATTAAACAATAAGAATAAAGAAAATACAAACCTGCCATGACAGCAAGGATCTAGTTGTAAATTCAGCTATTAGACCAATCCATTCACCATAAAACTCAACACTCAGCAGCTCTGCCAGCTGCACAGTACAATAAGTTAAATGGAAAGGGTTCTAGTATGAAAATACAGCAACTAGATCAATAAAACCATTACAACCATGAATGATATTTGTTGTTAACCATTGACCAATAAACCTAATCATCTGGCAGCAATGTTGTACATAATTCTGAAGATGTTACAATGTACATGTACAATGAAAAAGAACAAATATAGAACAGTTTGATTGATGCTGCTTCAATGATTAAATAAGGCATATAGTTTTAACAGAACAAATTTCTAATAAAAAAGAGGTGTAGGTCCTGAAAAATTTTGAACATGATAGGTTATAAAATGTAGTGACTTAAATTCATTCTTTTGCACTTCAAACCACTCTACAGAGTTATTTAGACAGTTGTGCATAATTCAAGGATTTATTTAAGTATCGTTTAGACTTTTTCCTATAAAATATAACTCAACAAGAGCCGTAAGCAAAAAGCTCATCAAGTGTCCATCCCTAGTAAAGAATGCAAAAGATGTTATAACACTTAACGCATTTTCTTGCACATGAGGTGGCCATAAGAGCAATAAGTTCGCTGCTTGTGATAAACAAGAGAAGGATGTGAACATAGTCTGTCTGTTCCATCTACTCCAGTGATACTTTTAGATGGTTATTAAATAAACAGCACACAACAAACAAAAGCAGACACACCAATAAGTTGTAAATAAAGTATGTATTTGCATAACTAAATAACTGGCTCCCTTCATTggcaaaactaaaaaaaaaaggagaaactaAATAAATTTGTACCACTATTCCTTTGACATGTAATAAATTGCAATAGATACCAAGCAACAACAAAGGAGAGATGAAAACTAACAAGTTTTCTTATTTCCTAATACATgctaaaatgaaaaaaataaagaaaatatccTTGGTTGCCAAACAACTAATAAATTAAGTAGGTTCATTCTTCATACAAGTAACAGGATTGGAACCTGGTAATTCACTTTGAAACGTCCCAAAAGACGGCAGAACTCATGGTAATTGTCATGATCAGCAAGACCTGCAAATTGGAAGTCAAAATAAATTGCATAAATTCGCCTATTTTACCCACATCAGTGCAGCAACAGGCAAACTTATCTACTTGGaaaacggggggggggggggggaagctAGCATCAAAATCAAAGTGGTGCGACCACTCATTGCACATCAAGCAGCATACAAATTTTCCATGTGATATGAAGTAATTTTTGGTCAATTTACTAACAACATTTTGTTGAAGCCTGGTGCCTGCGCACTAGGGTAAGATAACCTGGCAACGACCCTGCTTGGAAGAGTAGTAACTGCAAGCATATtaaatcaaaagaaaagcatTGCTCCTCTGCTAGCACATTTGTTTTCGCTTACAATACACAATGCGGTTGCAATTTGCGATGATCAATTTAAGCTAATCAATTCTTGTCGGATTGACAGAAAACAAGATTATTATGTGGTTACAAGGACTTCAGTCAGGACTATTTTTCTTTCTAGTCCTTAAACAAAAAAGTATTGGTCTATTATATCTGTGAAAATCATTAGGGGGACAAGGACAACAAGTCAACAACAGTATCCAACACTAACTTCACCACGAAAATTTTTAAGCGTGGTAAACCTTGGCCAGTTTGAAGAATTTCCTTTGTGCCTGACATCAGATGAGAAAGAAACTGAGACCTTGCAGGGTCCTCAACAAAAATACTGCGCCTGACAGAAGCAAGTCGCACCAGACATTCCAAAGCCTGTTCAATCAAAGAGCATGCACATATAAGtacagaagaaaaggaaagagaaatatATCAAAGGTGAATGTTAGTATAACTTTCGGAACTACACTGAACCTCGCCAGATTTattaaaagttttaaaaaaaatccagtgTGCAATGTTGTGGTGGTGTGGCTGAGGTGAGATTTAGTGGAAGAGGacccagaaaaagaaaaaaaaaggagcaaaCTTCTGAACCAGACTCTAGTAGATGtttattcgcaaaaaaaaaaaagactagtaGATGTTAAATTCATAACCAAGGGTCATAAGAAAATACTTCTAAGAGAGTTGACCAAATATTAAAACAATTGTTGCTGCTGCATCCTGCATGGAAGTCAATTATAAAACTTCCATACCAGCTGTTGAGCTTGCCTAGAGTAGTACCCACTACACAATAATACATTTGCAGGTTGTGTTAATGACCAGGCCACcaattaaaaaggaaaatagTGATTAGTTTCTAATAGCATACTAGGAATACACTGAACCAACTACTAAAAAGAAGATTATACAGAAATAGCCTAGCTAACATACTAGAGAAAATGTAGTTCCTGATCCAGCATGTGCAGGTTTATCAAGCCATAGATCAGCTGAAATCTTGTGCATTCTAACGTGGACATAACAAGAAAAGTATTTTTGAAACACAAGGAACAAAATACTCAAACCGCCACATCAATGGATACCTCTTTTGAAACACGTGTGTCATTAACTTTGTAGTAATCAAAAAAGATCTGGACAGTGGAAGGATCTTGTAGGAGAGGTCTCCAAGATGCAGGAAGCTGTACCAAAATAAAACATTCAATAACTAAAAATTGAAGAGCTAAATTGCAGTATAATAAGAGATTAATTGCTGAATATAAGAAGCTATGAATCATGGGACTGATATACCTGCACCGTTCCAAATTCTTCAGAGCTTTCGTCCACTGGAGAACCAACAAAGTCAAATGACAAGCACTTCAATGCAAGGTCAAGAGGAACATGTCTAAAGTCATCCGGAGCTGCAGTACAAGGGGGAGAAACAACTTTAGGAATTGCAATAGCCTACTGGAATGGAAAGAAAAATATGCCCAATGAACATCCTACGCATACCTTCACTCTTCAGTTGGTTTAGTGAGGTTAGCGAAATTTGGAAGATTTGTAGAAGAAACTGGTCCTTGAATGAGCTTGCAATTTTCCTATGAAGTGTCATAGGCATCGCAGGGTTTTGCTATATGCATAAACCAACATATAAACATTAAACTACAGTGCGCATGGCAATTCAAACAGTACTGAAAAATAAATGAAGTCCAAATAGAAACCTCGAGCGGAGATGAAGTTAATTATATGAACCAAAAGGCAAAAGTCAGTAAAATGTATATGGTATTACATTTCATACTATACTAAGAAAGCTCTCTATGCCAGAGAGGTGTTGctttataaaagaaaaggctctTTATGCCAGTGAAGTGTTGCTttataaaataaaaggaaacaGCAAGCCGTAGGAGATAGCTAGAATCTTTTTCGTCAATAATAACCAAGTAGCATATGTTACTTTTCATGTTAAGTAGGGAGCAAGAATGTCGGTACTGTCACTAGAAGTTCAATGACAACAGACAGACAAGGTTCATTCACAGCTGATGCAATATATATGATGGAAGTACACAAAGAACCAGAAAAGAACCTTGTGTGTTCATTTGCATACAGATTAATATGCCAATCATAGATATACATATTTAATAGCCTGCTTCCTAATACTAACATAAGATCGGTGGAATTATACATGATGTTCATTATGTTTCAAGGAAACTATGTCGCATGAATTCATTTCACAAGGCTGTCTATGTTGAAGTCAACAACACTGTGCAGGGCAGTTTCATACCGCAAAAAATTGCATCCAGATAGAAGCAAACAATCAACATTATTTAGCAAGCTTAGTTAAACATTAATCCATCTATGTTTTAATGAAACTGCCACATCAAATTCAAAAGGGAAGCTAACACCTATGGAGTGTATACTCTATACTGACTTCAAAAATATTTACGTGCCTCACCTGGTTCATTTCCATTACAAGATTGTTTAGAATCTTCAATCCTATGAAATAATGATCCTGAGATGCCTGAAATAATGTAGCCACAAAAAAATATTAGCAAAATGCATCAGGTCACAGGCAAAAGAACTAGGAACCAAAATTATACCACCTCTAGTCACAAAGACTTGTAGCTTTGCACACATTGCCTTAAAATATATTTACGAAACCCAACAAAACTGGAATATTACCCATGAAATATCTACACATGATTTGCATGTTTCCAATATAAATTAAAAGGCTATCGACAATCAAAGTTTTGGAAGTTTGACTGCAGGCACTTCCAAAATGACAAGCACGTGTGACAGGAGGGAGTAATTGCTGCATATAAacctttcaatgacagaatCTTGGTTACCATTTCATGTACCTTTTCAGGAAACAAATTATTGTAGCAAACAGATTCTCACGTTCTTTCACAAACTAACGGATTTTGTGAACAGTTGAGAGATTTGATAGCTGTATGTACACAATCTAGCAAGTCATCTTAAAATGTGCATGTGAGCCAAAACATCATTCATAGAAGAACAATAGTGGTATACATAAACTAGATGACAAAAAAGATGCAGACGGTATAGTATAATGAGCAGGCAGTGCGACTATTGTAGAAAGCTGAAAATAACCTGGGCAGAACTGAAAGGAAATGTTTTTGCTCTGTGAGATGACGGTCAGGACAGAACACTAGAAGCCTACTTAGAATAGTTATTGTAACAGTACATCAACGAGTGGATCAAATAATTCCAacttttattgtataaattacATAGGAAAATTTTCTATCCCAGTGTCAACTGAAAATAGCACCTTTCAAATTTTACTGGCAGATTTGGATGGTTTTTGCAACCTGCTGCTCATATGGAACTAAGACAATTAAGATGATAAAACAGAAATGAAGAACCAGGAATATAAAACAGACAACTTTCTATCTCTATTAAATTACTCAAAAATTATCAGTATTCCTAATCATATAGCTCAAGCCGTCTTTATTTTTTGTTCGAATGATGTTCATCCTATGAAAcatgaatagattcatctcTGGTCTTTATGCATGTAAGAACAGCATGGGTCCATGGGTAGATATAGATAGTCTGTATTTTCCCTATAAGTTACATTACTTTGTGTTCAAACAAGTCATTGCATTCATGTATATAGAAACAGGAATGGTGTGTGCAGGTTTATTGTGCGCAGATAGTTATCTTCTGAACTTCATTAATCCCGAAAAACAGGTTTCAGTCATCAAACTGGCTAGGTTTTACATGATGACAAAACTACTAAGTACGTGACAGTCAATCATAGAATTCTTATCCCAACATTCAGAATGCAAGACATACTTACAAGACCTAAGAAATCCGTCGCTTCCTTCACAGTCTCTCTGAATCTATCATCATCAAACCATCCAAATTTTGTAATTCGACAAACCAGCTGAATTAGGGACACAATGACAAAGTTCTGCAATTTAGGCCCCCTTGCGGCAAGATAGTTTATGACATAACTCCCTTCACACAGATTACAAAAAAGGTTAGGCTTAAATAAGCTACAGGAAGGAAAACAAAAGCATGCAAGAAAGAAACAGTCGCATATAGCAAATTCCAGCTATGCTGaaaaaacataaaaatgataaaatggagataaaaaattatatttccaGCAATGCCATGAAtgcataaaaaaatatcaagGAGAACATGAAAATGTACGATTTGAATTCTTTAGCTATGTCAAAAGCATAAGGAGACAAATTGAGGAACAAGGAAACGACAAAAGCTATGCATAAGGCAAGTTATATTGAATATCACCATGAGCAAGTTAAGACTACTCCCTATGGTTGCATGCCACGTATGTCACGTAGCTCAATTTTGTTCAACGTAAAGGGACATAAATGCCAAATGCCATGCAGATGTAACCGAACAGAAGCAACACAGGTAAATTTTATTAACATAAAGGGAtataaataaatgcttaaatgcCACGTGGATGCAACAGAACAGAAGCAACAAAAACTTGACTATAGATGATGCCATGCAACATGTTTACAGAAAGAAACATTACGTATATCGAGGCGGAGCTGCAAAGAAAGACTGCGGTCCGAAACTTGCTTCAACAAGCTTGAACTCGCCAACATCAGAGCGTATGGAGTTGAGGCATTGTCCAATATGTATTGACACTGGGAAATGTACTCGCTGTTCTCTGAGAAGCACTTGAGGGTGCTTTCTGCATGTGCTCTCTCAGCCGAGTCTCTAGAATTATAAAGCTTTTCACACAGCACCTCTAACTGCGCTAGGCTCTCCATTGATGACATGAACA
It includes:
- the LOC101774597 gene encoding exportin-7-A isoform X1 — encoded protein: MSSMESLAQLEVLCEKLYNSRDSAERAHAESTLKCFSENSEYISQCQYILDNASTPYALMLASSSLLKQVSDRSLSLQLRLDIRSYVINYLAARGPKLQNFVIVSLIQLVCRITKFGWFDDDRFRETVKEATDFLGLASQDHYFIGLKILNNLVMEMNQQNPAMPMTLHRKIASSFKDQFLLQIFQISLTSLNQLKSEAPDDFRHVPLDLALKCLSFDFVGSPVDESSEEFGTVQLPASWRPLLQDPSTVQIFFDYYKVNDTRVSKEALECLVRLASVRRSIFVEDPARSQFLSHLMSGTKEILQTGQGLADHDNYHEFCRLLGRFKVNYQLAELLSVEFYGEWIGLIAEFTTRSLLSWQWASNSVYYLLSLWSRLVTSVPYLKGETPSLLDETVPKITEGFITSRISSVQAILADNSLENPLDSVEILQDQLEFLPYLCRFQYQSASLYIINIMEPLLQAYTERSRLPAPGDADELSVIEGQIAWMVHIIAAILKVRQTVGVSQESQESIDAELSARVLQLISVTDTGAHAQRYQELSKQRLDRAILIFVQNFRRSYVGDQAMHSSKLLYTRLSELLGLNDHLVLLNVIVGKIATNLKCYAQCEDVIDHTLSLFLELASGYMTGKLVLKLESVKFIIASHSQENFPFLAEYRCSRSRTTFYYILGSLVFMEDSPIKFRTFMEPLQQVAFNLEATPDAAFWNDVAKRAFIGWMRDLRGIAMATNSRKTYGLLFDWLYPSRMPLLLRAIALWTDEPEVTTPLLKFMCEFVLNKAQRVTFDSASPNGILLFREVSKIIVAYGSRILVLPNGTDIYGSKYKGIWISLTILSRALCGNYVNYGVFELYGDRALADALDISLKMTLSVPLSDIMAFRKLSKAYFGYMEVLFNNHIKFVLNLDTNTFVHIVSSLESGLKGLDTGISTQCASAIDSLAAFYFNNITAGDTPPSPAALNLARHIGECPNLFPQILRTLFEIILFEDAGNQWSLSRPILSLIMTSEQMFSDLRAHLLASQTVDQQQRLSQCFDKLMTDVNRNLEPKNRDRFTQNLTAFRHDFRMK
- the LOC101774597 gene encoding exportin-7-A isoform X2 — its product is MSSMESLAQLEVLCEKLYNSRDSAERAHAESTLKCFSENSEYISQCQYILDNASTPYALMLASSSLLKQVSDRSLSLQLRLDIRSYVINYLAARGPKLQNFVIVSLIQLVCRITKFGWFDDDRFRETVKEATDFLGLASQDHYFIGLKILNNLVMEMNQQNPAMPMTLHRKIASSFKDQFLLQIFQISLTSLNQLKSEAPDDFRHVPLDLALKCLSFDFVGSPVDESSEEFGTVQLPASWRPLLQDPSTVQIFFDYYKVNDTRVSKEALECLVRLASVRRSIFVEDPARSQFLSHLMSGTKEILQTGQGLADHDNYHEFCRLLGRFKVNYQLAELLSVEFYGEWIGLIAEFTTRSLLSWQWASNSVYYLLSLWSRLVTSVPYLKGETPSLLDETVPKITEGFITSRISSVQAILADNSLENPLDSVEILQDQLEFLPYLCRFQYQSASLYIINIMEPLLQAYTERSRLPAPGDADELSVIEGQIAWMVHIIAAILKVRQTVGVSQESQESIDAELSARVLQLISVTDTGAHAQRYQELSKQRLDRAILIFVQNFRRSYVGDQAMHSSKLLYTRLSELLGLNDHLVLLNVIVGKIATNLKCYAQCEDVIDHTLSLFLELASGYMTGKLVLKLESVKFIIASHSENFPFLAEYRCSRSRTTFYYILGSLVFMEDSPIKFRTFMEPLQQVAFNLEATPDAAFWNDVAKRAFIGWMRDLRGIAMATNSRKTYGLLFDWLYPSRMPLLLRAIALWTDEPEVTTPLLKFMCEFVLNKAQRVTFDSASPNGILLFREVSKIIVAYGSRILVLPNGTDIYGSKYKGIWISLTILSRALCGNYVNYGVFELYGDRALADALDISLKMTLSVPLSDIMAFRKLSKAYFGYMEVLFNNHIKFVLNLDTNTFVHIVSSLESGLKGLDTGISTQCASAIDSLAAFYFNNITAGDTPPSPAALNLARHIGECPNLFPQILRTLFEIILFEDAGNQWSLSRPILSLIMTSEQMFSDLRAHLLASQTVDQQQRLSQCFDKLMTDVNRNLEPKNRDRFTQNLTAFRHDFRMK